In a single window of the Rhopalosiphum padi isolate XX-2018 chromosome 1, ASM2088224v1, whole genome shotgun sequence genome:
- the LOC132918255 gene encoding nuclear pore complex protein Nup98-Nup96, with protein MFGSGSGAFSGGAGNTSGFGQSAFGKPTAPAVFGQTNTSMFNQTTQPNTGLFGSTAAAPAFGQTPTAQPSFGGFNTGGASLFGTPTATSVSTGGLFGQQNASMGGNTGGGLFGSSNPNTSFGQSKPVGTGFSFGTPVAQPTGNIFGTPQTSTAGTGMFGASTTGTFGATSGFGTTSAGGTTIKFNPVTGTDTMVRNGVNQTINTRHQSITVMKEYETKIFEELRFEDYSANRKVGQQGAVGGGIFGSPKTLFSSTTTTSTGLFGANDNKPLFGATSTTPALGGFGNTGTSNVFGAQNSLFGKPQQTTPAFGTQPSTQAFGMNTAQPNIFGSNTAQTAKPFGVAAPQTNIFGSTAPSTFGTQTTGFGQTGFGQPNQNNLFGQNKPAFGLGSTQTTTGFGFGTNTSTSANGLFGSKPANTGFQMTTPAFGTNNAFGATSTAQPATGGLFGSNAFNKAPTTSLFNQPTNQQTGVFNNAAKPGGLFGQGTQGTGLFGSSNSNNFGSGGTSFFGVNQSSGIGLFGNSNNVQLSTNQVSQSNQMQLQLDTLKAMPYGDSPLFKRFYKDVSKVDDSSLVRSQSVSLEKFGSYKVSPIPTPKRIPQIRRNFPQFNRKSLFDGLEESPPTMKCRDKVGDNSLLFNASSPRSDCKKLNLKKDYNDCSKLNNGNSMIMHTKPLAKLELYFSNKQVSPDDSSNTVNLSLIEENNTISQLKSNKQINLNTSKGTEVYETSRNNITDAVVIDNQEPSIDSNTPEAEDHPTGIKLRRVGYYTIPPMNELAELVDDDGSCFVDGFTIGRYDYGNVYFPDRFNVAGLDLDTIVHIRHREIIIYQDDEFKPPLGEGLNRKATVTLDRVWPNDKTTKQPITNPDRIAATNFVVKLQRACAKLSTQFVDYRSDTGSWVFNVEHFSKYALIDSDDEDEDIVLDRSVESKTLPKPILQKPKTIKSTENISPKQNVMKPLLDLSAGLDRAQLPHQYLLKPNFQLPTVTELTNDSHIMHYYDMNKENSINVTAQLSQHMNLQASKIQCMKASFDDIFYNELELMEQDDDTYGQKDKFEDKLEKILETIPECLISPKTQDNISKSKSIITPVDNQVSPKFLITKQKNKVVQVVESLKPVLTAPLQAQRFNLIYDSNVRLPFEVEFNNTCESSKLSLLNTLSMKVPWSGNLTFITLNTKSKGSFLPTKGLDIGFLSTELSGRGKNDYSSTILQKLQIITPVKTETFIELLTEHLEICMMNSNCDAKDNNIPYFYPTFGVDALHSHCYLLSHFSELPEEEHYSHVWELIKALWGDPENLYTKDYPQEHVYNMARRQAVSDWLENVLEKTVDSNNANENVSQKILNLVSVHKIMEACDLAISNNEFNLAMLLAQLGSENSVRCCIQRQLWQWFNSKADLFIDIDHLKLYTMISGQPLFDSNQGIVNVCENLNWLRAFAIHMWYIQPPSSTIRDVLDAYQSSFESDDSYAFKPYKTYDGIIDIDDKFATYDICYHLMKLYTDSAYQMDKIINPFTHTRDPMDYNFCWLLYNTLQSLGYTQMSETYANQLHINFASQLVSHGQWQWAVFVLMHIKDEQLRESLVEEVIERNVELPVSNINEIILSDKETFVIEKLNVKEVIIYNAKAILAVTQKKYLEATICYLKAEQWQEAHNILTNHLFANYLLQKNGQKTLKHLLSWLIDGSKVDGSIPTNLQDSSTILEYLNLNKTLNKMSIEKSIPLIAILCDRVSCLPETTVKERMIKTELSSCIARKIGQLVSKVEPSNYKIFSPLVLPMNKLKITEDYATEELLLSLLDYI; from the exons ATGTTTG GTTCTGGATCAGGAGCATTTTCCGGTGGGGCCGGAAACACATCGGGATTTGGTCAGTCGGCATTTGGTAAGCCCACAGCACCTGCAGTGTTTGGCCAAACAAATACATCAATGTTTAATCAGACAACACAGCCTAATACAGGATTGTTTGGATCTACTGCTGCTGCGCCTGCATTTGGTCAAACGCCTACCGCTCAACCATCATTTGGag gtTTCAATACTGGCGGAGCGTCATTGTTTGGAACTCCTACAGCAACATCTGTGTCTACAGGAGGGTTATTTGGTCAACAAAATGCTTCAATGGGTGGAAATACTGGAGGTGGATTATTTGGTTCTAGTAATCCTAATACTTCATTTGGACAATCAAAACCAGTTGGAACAGGATTCTCTTTTGGAACACCAGTGGCACAGCCAACTGGTAATATATTTGGTACACCTCAAACAAGCACTGCAGGCACTGGAATGTTTGGCGCCTCTACTACTG gTACTTTTGGTGCTACATCTGGATTTGGAACAACATCTGCTGGTGGAACAACCATAAAATTTAATCCTGTGACTGGTACTGATACAATGGTCAGAAATGGTGtaaatcaaacaattaataCCAGACATCAATCAATAACTGTTATGAAAgaatatgaaacaaaaatatttgaggAACTAAGATTTGAAGATTATTCTGCAAACCGCAAAGTTGGACAACAG gGAGCTGTTGGCGGTGGAATTTTTGGATCCCCTAAAACTTTATTTAGTTCTACAACAACTACAAGTACAGGTTTATTTGGAGCAAATGATAATAAACCACTTTTTGGTGCAACTTCAACAACACCTGCACTAGGag gaTTTGGAAACACTGGTACTTCAAACGTTTTTGGTGCACAGAATAGCTTATTTGGAAAACCTCAACAAACAACACCAGCATTTGGTACTCAACCATCTACTCAAGCGTTCGGTATGAATACGGCTCAACCAAATATTTTTGGATCAAATACAGCTCAAACAGCTAAACCATTTGgag ttgctGCTCCTCAGACAAATATATTTGGAAGTACTGCTCCTTCAACTTTTGGTACTCAAACTACAGGATTTGGTCAAACTGGTTTCGGACAACCCAATCAG AACAACTTATTTGGTCAAAATAAACCAGCATTTGGTCTTGGATCAACACAGACAACAACAGGTTTTGGTTTTGGAACTAACACATCTACTAGTGCAAATGGTCTTTTCGGAAGTAAACCTGCTAATACTGGATTTCAAATGACTACTCCAGCTTTTGGTACAAACAATGCTTTTGGAGCTACATCAACAGCTCAACCAGCTACTGGTGGTTTATTTGGCTCTAATGCTTTTAATAAGGCACCAACTACATCATTATTTAACCAACCAACAAATCAACAAACAg GTGTATTTAATAATGCTGCAAAACCTGGAGGGCTATTTGGCCAAGGAACACAAGGAACTGGACTTTTTGGATCATCTAACTCTAATAATTTTGGTTCAGGCGGGACATCATTTTTTGGTGTTAACCAATCTAGTGGAATTGGACTTTTTGGAAA ttccaATAATGTTCAGCTATCTACCAATCAAGTATCACAAAGTAATCAAATGCAATTACAATTAGATACATTAAAAGCAATGCCATATGGAGATTCACCTTTGTTCAAAAGATTTTATAag gATGTATCAAAAGTAGATGATTCATCTCTTGTACGATCACAAAGTGTATCACTTGAGAAGTTTGGTAGCTATAAAGTTTCTCCGATACCAACACCAAAAAGAATACCTCAAATTCGTAGAAATTTCCCTCAATTTAACCGTAAGTCATTATTTGACGGACTTGAAGAATCTCCGCCAACAATGAAATGCAGAGATAAAGTAGGTGATAATTCACTACTATTTAATGCTTCTTCTCCAAGATCGGActgtaagaaattaaatttaaaaaaagactaCAATGACTGTAGTAAATTAAACAATGGAAATAGTATGATTATGCATACAAAACCACTTgctaa attagagctatatttttctaataaacaaGTCTCTCCAGATGATAGTTCAAATACTGTTAATTTGTCATTAATTGaagaaaacaatacaatttctcaattaaaaagcaataaacaaattaatttgaatacttcAAAAGGAACAGAAGTCTATGAAACTTCTCGAAATAATATTActg ATGCTGTTGTCATTGATAACCAAGAACCTTCAATTGATTCCAATACTCCTGAAGCAGAAGATCATCCTACTGGGATAAAGTTAAGACGTGTTGGATATTATACTATTCCACCTATGAATGAATTGGCAGAATTAGTAGATGATGATGGATCATGTTTTGTGGATGGTTTCACAATTGGACGCTATGATTACGGAAATGTATATTTTCCTGATCGTTTTAATGTTGCAGGTCTAGACTTAGATACTATAG tacaTATAAGACAtagagaaattataatttaccaagATGATGAATTTAAACCCCCTCTAGGGGAGGGATTAAATAGAAAGGCTACTGTTACTTTAGATAGAGTGTGGCCTAAtgataaaacaacaaaacaaccAATCACTAACCCTGATCGTATTGCAGCTACAAATTTTGTTGTTAAACTTCAAAGGGCATGTGCCAAATTAAGCACTCAATTTGTAGATTATCGTTCAGACACAGGATCTTGGGTGTTTAATgttgaacatttttcaaaatatgctCTCATAGATTCTGATGATGAAGATGAGGATATCGTACTGGATCGTAGTGTCGAATCTAAAACTCTTCCTAAACCAATTTTACAAAAGCCTAAGACTATAAAATCAACAGAAAACATTAGCccaaaacaaaat GTTATGAAACCATTACTAGATCTTTCTGCTGGTCTTGATAGAGCTCAATTACCACAtcagtatttattaaaaccaaACTTTCAGCTCCCTACTGTTACTGAATTAACTAATGATTcacatattatgcattattatg acATGAACAAAGAAAATAGCATTAATGTAACTGCTCAGCTATCACAACATATGAATTTACAGGCATCAAAAATACAATGCATGAAAGCTTCAtttgatgatattttttataatgagttAGAGCTGATGGAACAAGATGATGACACTTATG GACAAAAAGATAAATTTGAAGACAAGTTAGAAAAAATCTTGGAAACAATTCCTGAATGTTTAATTAGCCCTAAAACTCAAGATAATATTTCCAAGTCAAAGTCTATAATAACTCCAGTAGATAATCAAGTGTCTCCAAAGTTTCTCATCACTAaacaaa AAAATAAAGTTGTTCAAGTTGTCGAATCATTAAAACCAGTTTTAACCGCccca cttcaAGCTCAacggtttaatttaatatatgattCTAATGTCCGACTACCATTTGAAGTAGAGTTTAATAATACATGCGAGTCTAGTAAACTgtcattattaaatactttatcaaTGAAAGTTCCTTGGTCAGgcaatttaacatttattacacTTAATACTAAATCTAAGGGAAGTTTTTTACCAACAAAAGGACTGGATATCGGTTTTTTATCAACAGAGTTGTCTGGACGTGGAAAAAATGATTATTCTTCTACAATTTTACAgaagttacaaattataaccCCTGTTAAAACTGAGACATTTATT gaATTATTGACTGAACATTTAGAAATTTGTATGATGAATAGTAACTGTGATGCTAAAGACAACAACATTCCATACTTTTATCCAACATTTGGAGTTGATGCATTACATTctcattgttatttgttgtctCACTTCTCTGAACTACCTGAAGAAGAACACTATTCTCATGTATGGGAGTTGATTAAAGCATTGTGGGGAGATCCAGAAAATCTGTATACTAAAGACTATCCTCAAGAACATGTATACAATATGGCTAGACGTCAGGCAGTATCTGATTGGCtagaaaatgtattagaaaaaaCAGTAGATTCTAATAATGCTAACGAGAATGTctctcaaaaaatattaaatctagttTCAGTACATAAAATTATGGAAGCTTGTGATTTAGCAATTTCTAATA atGAATTCAATTTAGCAATGTTATTAGCACAATTAGGAAGTGAAAATTCTGTCAGATGTTGCATTCAACGACAACTTTGGCAATGGTTCAATAGCAAAGCTGATCTGTTCATAGATATTGATCACCTTAAGTTGTACACTATGATTTCAGGACAACCTTTATTTGATTCCAATCAAGGAATAGTTAATGTTTGTGAAAATTTAAACTGGTTAAGAGCTTTTGCTATACACATGTG GTACATCCAACCTCCATCTAGTACTATTAGAGATGTACTAGATGCATATCAAAGTTCATTTGAAAGTGACGACTCTTATGCTTTCAAACCATATAAAACATATGATGGCATTATTGATATTGATGATAAATTTGCTACTTATGATATTTGTTATCATTTAATGAAACTTTACACTGATTCAGCATACCAAATGGACAAgattataaatccatttactCATACACGGGATCCAAtggattataatttttgttggcTTTTGTACAACACATTACAATCTCTTGGCTATACACAAATGTCTGAAACATATGCTAatcaattacatataaattttgCTTCGCAGTTGGTATCGCATGGACAGTGGCAATGGGCCGTATTTGTTCTTATGCATATAAAAGACGAACAATT GAGAGAAAGTTTAGTTGAAGAGGTTATTGAAAGAAATGTTGAACTACCCGTTAGTAATATCAATGAAATCATTCTATCTGATAAAGAAACCTTTGTAATAGAAAAGTTAAATGTTAaagaagtaataatatataatgcaaagGCTATTTTGGCTGTGACACAAAAAAA atATTTGGAAGCTACTATTTGTTACTTAAAAGCTGAACAGTGGCAAGAAGCTCACAATATACTTACAAATCACTTATTCGCAAACTATTTGCttcaaaaaa atggacaaaaaactttaaaacatttgCTTAGTTGGTTAATAGATGGTTCAAAAGTAGATGGATCAATACCAACAAACTTGCAAGATAGTTCaactattttagaatatttaaatttaaataaaacattaaataaaatgtctattGAAAAATCTATACCACTCATTGCTATATTATGTGATCGGGTATCATGTTTGCCTGAGACCACAGTTAAAGAAag AATGATAAAAACTGAACTGTCTAGTTGTATAGCTCGGAAAATCGGACAACTAGTATCAAAAGTTGAGCCATcaaattataagatttttagtCCCTTAGTTCTACCTatgaataagttaaaaataacagaAGATTATGCAACAGAAGAATTACTTCTTAgcttattagattatatttaa
- the LOC132918264 gene encoding prefoldin subunit 3 produces the protein MEKEGSKQENNPRIPSAVFVDDVDKFMEKSENSSVEDVLKRLDEQHSKYKFFEYNLITKRKRLQSQLPDLENTLEMIKTMKAHKGQQLKTDFLLSDDVYAKAHIQATDNVYLWLGANVMLEYNLDDATELISRNIQLATDNMGQVDDDLDFLRDQFTTTEVNMARVYNWDVKRRQAAKAKQ, from the exons atggaAAAAGAAGGTAGCAAACAAGAAAATAATCCTCGAATACCATCAGCAGTGTTTGTG GACGATGTAGACAAGTTTATGGAAAAATCAGAAAATAGTAGCGTTGAAGATGTACTTAAAAGATTGGACGAGCAACAtagcaaatataaattttttgaatacaatttaatcacAAAGAGAAAAAG ATTGCAATCACAATTACCAGATTTAGAAAATACACTCGAGATGATTAAAACAATGAAAGCTCATAAAGGACAACAATTGAAGACAGACTTTTTATTATCTGATGATGTTTATGCTAAAGCTCATATACAAGCAACTGATAATGTGTATCTTTGGCTTGga GCAAATGTTATGTTGGAGTATAATCTAGATGATGCCACTGAACTTATTTCAAGAAATATACAATTGGCAACTGATAATATGGGACAAGTCGATGATGATCTTGATTTTCTtag GGATCAATTCACTACAACTGAAGTTAATATGGCCAGGGTTTACAACTGGGATGTAAAACGACGACAAGCAGCCAAagctaaacaataa